The Candidatus Thiodiazotropha endoloripes genome has a window encoding:
- a CDS encoding bifunctional DedA family/phosphatase PAP2 family protein, translating to MGELFSTLLAWIAENPFWAGLTVFLVAFSESVAIVGLLVPGVIAMFGFGALIATGTLQFWPVFWWAVAGAVAGDSLSFWLGRHYQDGLRQIWPFSRHPETLHRGIRFFEKYGGKSVAIGRFFGPVRAIIPLVAGMMGMSPMRFLLANLSSALVWAPAYLLPGIVFGASLELASEVTFRLVILLLLMLVLAWGLFKLAHTLFRLLQPHARDIVQWGFDWGQRHRGFRSISAALADPNHPEAKGLAFLATLLLLAALLFMLLLGAMVGGTLMQSANEIIHNGLQSLRTPWGDQFLYLLTSLGDLSTIIIIGVVSAILLILQGHYRTLNYLLAAIGFGMLAPLLLKYGLQIPRPESAPSTLGPWSFPSAHVLRSVTLYGFLSIMVARGLSHDWRWLPYSIAAALVGAVALSRLYLGVHWITDVFGSITLGLAWLALLGIAYARHVSVESRHIAIVVASLTTLALYLTFQTWQLPEKLKPYQQQATTNQTVSQQLWLSGQLDIPTHRHDIRGEGNHPLNLQYAGDLQIMQQQLQRQGWQSAEMLDWSNALKLLSPSTPLTGLPLLPHVHDARHEVLVMVKNLASDRRLVMRLWSTPISIDSPDKPLYVGNVSSQQADISFGILVVPRTEADFQLARSRFLNDQKSADGLSHYSDSALGTLLLFVN from the coding sequence ATGGGTGAGCTGTTCAGCACCCTGCTGGCCTGGATCGCTGAGAATCCCTTTTGGGCCGGCCTGACGGTTTTTTTAGTGGCCTTTTCGGAATCTGTGGCCATCGTCGGCCTGCTGGTCCCCGGCGTGATCGCCATGTTCGGCTTTGGCGCACTCATCGCGACCGGCACGCTGCAGTTTTGGCCGGTTTTCTGGTGGGCGGTGGCTGGTGCAGTCGCCGGTGACAGTCTCAGTTTCTGGCTCGGCCGACACTACCAGGATGGCCTGCGGCAGATATGGCCGTTCAGCCGACACCCCGAAACCCTCCACCGAGGCATCAGATTCTTCGAGAAGTATGGCGGCAAGAGCGTTGCCATTGGGCGCTTCTTCGGGCCGGTTAGAGCGATCATTCCGCTGGTTGCGGGGATGATGGGCATGTCGCCGATGCGCTTTCTGCTCGCCAATCTCAGCTCGGCACTGGTCTGGGCGCCAGCCTATCTGCTGCCTGGAATTGTTTTCGGCGCCTCCCTTGAACTCGCCTCCGAGGTTACCTTCCGGCTGGTGATTCTGCTGTTGCTGATGCTGGTGTTGGCCTGGGGGCTTTTCAAGCTGGCTCACACCCTGTTCCGCCTGCTGCAGCCCCATGCCAGGGATATCGTCCAGTGGGGTTTCGACTGGGGACAGCGCCACCGGGGATTCCGCTCAATCTCTGCAGCATTAGCAGATCCCAATCACCCTGAAGCCAAAGGCCTGGCCTTTCTCGCGACCTTGCTGTTGCTGGCCGCACTGCTGTTCATGTTACTGCTCGGTGCGATGGTCGGCGGCACACTGATGCAATCCGCCAATGAGATCATCCACAACGGTCTGCAGAGTCTGCGTACCCCCTGGGGCGATCAGTTTCTCTACCTGCTGACCAGCCTGGGAGACCTCTCCACCATCATCATTATTGGTGTTGTGTCAGCCATCCTGTTGATCCTGCAAGGACACTACCGCACCCTCAATTACCTGCTCGCCGCCATCGGCTTCGGCATGCTTGCACCGCTGCTGCTGAAGTACGGGTTGCAAATCCCCAGGCCGGAATCCGCCCCTTCAACCCTGGGGCCCTGGTCGTTTCCCAGCGCCCATGTGTTACGCAGTGTCACACTGTATGGCTTTCTCTCGATCATGGTTGCCAGAGGATTGAGTCACGACTGGCGCTGGCTGCCCTACAGCATCGCCGCCGCCCTGGTTGGTGCGGTTGCCCTGTCAAGACTCTATCTGGGGGTTCACTGGATAACCGACGTCTTCGGCAGCATAACCCTGGGACTGGCCTGGCTTGCCCTGCTTGGTATCGCCTATGCCCGCCATGTGAGCGTGGAGTCCCGCCACATCGCGATTGTTGTCGCCAGCTTGACAACCCTGGCCCTCTACCTCACTTTCCAGACATGGCAGTTACCGGAAAAGCTGAAACCCTATCAGCAACAAGCCACAACGAATCAGACGGTATCTCAACAACTCTGGCTATCAGGCCAGCTGGATATCCCGACCCACCGGCACGACATACGGGGTGAAGGCAACCATCCGTTGAATCTGCAATATGCCGGTGATCTGCAGATCATGCAGCAACAGCTTCAGCGCCAGGGCTGGCAATCAGCTGAAATGCTCGACTGGAGCAACGCGTTAAAACTCCTCTCCCCCAGCACTCCGCTCACCGGACTTCCGCTGCTGCCCCATGTACACGATGCCAGACATGAGGTGTTGGTGATGGTGAAAAACCTTGCCAGCGACAGACGTTTGGTGATGCGCTTATGGAGCACCCCGATTTCTATCGACTCCCCAGACAAGCCGCTGTATGTGGGAAATGTATCGAGTCAACAGGCCGATATCTCTTTCGGTATACTGGTGGTTCCCAGAACAGAAGCGGATTTCCAACTGGCGAGATCCCGATTTCTGAATGATCAGAAATCAGCTGACGGACTAAGCCACTATTCAGATTCTGCTCTGGGTACTTTGTTACTGTTTGTCAATTAG